DNA sequence from the Vicia villosa cultivar HV-30 ecotype Madison, WI linkage group LG3, Vvil1.0, whole genome shotgun sequence genome:
CATATTAGTGTACATACAACAACACTCTCACATACATCTAAACATAGTGTGTTCTTGTGTTTCATTTCACAAATGGCTCCACTACTTCACTTCAACAGCAAAAAACTCCTCCtaatctctcttctcttcttcttcctttttctttccatctttTCCTTCACCACCTCCTCTCAACCTCAACTCAACAGAAAACACTCATCAAACATCAATACAAGAAGAACATTGTTGGAGCTGGAAActgaacaagaacaaaaacaagaatCTGAATCTCAACATCCCATCAAAAAGAAACCTAGTcccaaaaaccaaaccaagttaaTCAAACCAAACAACCTCTcaaaaaaccaaaccaaaacaaTCAAATCCAATACCACAAACACCCCCTCCAAAAACCAAACAAAACTCACCGACACTACAACCAACCTTAAAAAACTCAACTCCACAATCTTCAAAACCAAGAAACTCAATTCCACATCAAAATCCACCGCCACCAAATCACTGGATCTCATCAAAGCAAGTACCAGCATCACCAAAAACAAAACGACAAAATCCACCGTCACAAAAACAGATCAGCAAGAATCAAAGAAACCAAACAAACCCAACACCAACAAGAAACAAACACCACCTAGTTGGTTGTTCGACGATGAAGACACCGATTTCGTTTCAGATTTCAAAGATCTCCCAATGAGATTCCAACAAACACTAATCCCCGACCTCGAAAAAATCTCCACAACCTCAAAAGCCTACATAACAAAAACCAACAAACAGatcacaaacaatttcaaaccataCGTCGGCAACAAATACGCACCAACCATCGCAACTCTCCTCTCTTGCACCTGCGTTTTACTCCCACTACTCCTAGCCTCACTTCTCTTCAACAAAATCAAAGCCTATTTCTCTCTCCAAAAGCTCTTAATCTTCATCCAAGCTTATCTATCAATCTACTTCTCCATTCTCTGTTTCTCTTCCTTGATCACTGGCCTCGAACCGTTGAAGTTTTTCTACTCTACTTCGCAGTCCACGTATCTTACCCTGCAGATCATTCAAACACTCGCTTACGTTTTCTACCTTCTGTTACTTCTCATGTACCTTGTTTTGGTTTTCTCGACGGAAAATGGTTTGGGCTCAAAGCTCATGGGCTTGGCCCAAACGTTTGCGGGCTTTTCGGTTGGGCTTCATTATTACATGACGGTGTTTCATAAAGTGGTGTTGCGGCAACCGCCGAAGACTAATTGGAAGATTCACGGGATTTATGCCACGTGTtttgttgtgatttgtgttcttgCTACTGCTGAGAGAAGGAAGAAAACTTACTTGGAAGAAGGTGGAGAAGAAGGAAAGAAGAATTAATTAGTTATACTTTTTTTTACAATgctgttaatttttttctttatcattttaattattaaattggaATTGGATTATCTTAAGAAATATATACCAATGTTGTTAATGTGATGGGATGTAATGTAATGCCGTAAGGCTTTGGCTTGTTATTTAATCACATTCAGATTCGTTACATAAATAAGTTGGGTTATGATTATAATAGTTGTACAATTCATTATATGTTAAAAAGAAATTATGTTGTTGGTTTTGAGTTAGAAGTTAAATTTGTTATGTACTATGTAGAATGTGACTACCTTTTCATTTTATCGTTCTGTTTTCCTTAACATTGTTTTGGATTCCATTTTTTACTAGTTTGTCTGTTAGTCTTATTCACATGTTGATAATGATTTGTTTTCACATTCTTTATTTACAAGGGGTGGCTGTTGGTAACTTGTGATTCAAGTTATTTACAAATTGaagaattttaagttttttttcaaATTGAAGTAGAGAGAGAATTAAAGGAAATGGGAGAATTTTAAAGAACAGACTTTTTAAAAGGTTCGTAAAGCTCAAAACCAACTAACTAACTTAACTATCAGTTGTGAATGTTAATTTGTGTTGGATCGCCaacaattatatttaaaattgaattatcttcttatatcattcttatttcaaattttttaagctttttattctatttaattcTTTAAGGCCATCAAATTATCTATGATTTAACGGTTTTGTCAGGTTGTCTGTCAATTACAACTCAATTTTGTAATACTCAATTCTCAACCTTTTTTTCATCAATTTGGTCTCTTAGGAAATGATACTTCCTTTTTATGTGTTTACCCTTACCATAACTCATTGGATGATTTGCTAAATCAATTGTTGACTGATTGCTAACTAGCAACTTGATTTTCACACAGTTGTTCATATTCAACTCTTCAAGTAACATCTCCAACCAAAGGGCTTAACATACAACATAGGAGACTGCGACATACTCTGCCCCACTTGAACACAAAGCCATAATTCCTTACTTCTCTGAACTTCGTGAGATGAGTGTTAGTTCAAGAATGAACAGGCAACAAATTGTGCTCTTTCGATCATCTTGATTACCACTCTAAATTGAATCAAAATAGCCATAAAGCTTGGTTTCTATTATTGtgttttgatgatttggcttGATCAGGTGGCTGCTTCACATAAGATTCTTCTTCTAGAGGTCCATTGAGGAGGGCTAACTTCACATCAAGTCAGTGCATCTTTCAACCTCTATATGGTGCAATGCTTACAATTAATCTTATAGTTTCACGTCTAACCACTGATACATAGGCTTCATTAAAATAAATTCCAAGCTTTTGAAGAAAATCTTTTTCCACCAACTTGCCTTATTATACTTGGAAATTTCACCACCTGGCTTCAACTTCAACTTGTAAATCCATATGACATCTATTGCTTTCTTACATAAATACTTTACTAGTTCCCGTGTTTCTGTTCTTTTCAATGGATTTAAGCTCTTCATTCATTGCACCTTGTCAATTATCATCTTCCATGCCTTGAACATGATCAATAGGTTCTAATTCAACCATCACAACTTCTTCAATTAGGTCACCATTTTTTCTTATGGCTTGATCAAAAAACCTCTCATAATCATTAATCTAATTAATTGAGTTTAGACTCTTGTTGATCTTCTCACTTTCTAAGGTTGTGCATGCTCAGTCTCCACTTCTTCGTCATCATCGTGAAGAGTGATTATGATGTGGATTCAACCTTCACCTTTTTGGATTAAATTACTTGGAATTTTCAAAAACCACATCATAGGATGTGGTTCTTGAATGAATTGAATATTCTCATCATAATCACATACTTGGTAACGGTACAAGTATATTTGTAAAGGATCCATAGAAGGCAACTCGAGATTCATAAAGGGCGGGAAGATAACACACATCATCCAAAGTATGGTTCCTtttatttgaaaatcaaataGAATTATATATAATAACAAGGCACTAAATGCCTAGATACAACAGAAAATGCTGACAAACAACACAAGGATTTTCGAAAACAATCGGTAAAACAAAACTAACTAAAAAcaactaaaagaaaaaaaacatcaaGAGAAGCCTACCAAAAATATGATAAAACCAATACAATATAGGGAGTCACTACTACAAATTTGACATATAATAGCATAAAATTAATAGCGCTTTTTAGTAAAGCGCTACTAAAAATTTCAATCAGAGACCAATAATAGCACTTATTTGTCGGTCGCTATTATAAGCtactaactaaaataaataaaataaataataaatgattTTATTAGCGCTTTTGGATGACACGCTATTGTCAGGGACCCTTTGTTAGCACTTTTGTTGAAACGCTATCATATCATAGGACcgagttatttttaattaaatattttttgtttgacCCTTTTCTTGATCTCCCCAAACACAAAAACAGCTTCACACATACAACTCACTTCTACCCTATTCTTCTATACGCCGTACTCGGAAACCCCTCTCCATCGAAACCCAACCTCCGTTCATCAATTCATAAACCCTAAAAGCAAGATTGATTGAACTCCAAACTtaaaaatcccaattttttttattgaaaccgTAAATCTCGACGAAACCCTTAATTCGAAAATCAATTGGTTTGTTTCCAGAAATTAATTGAAAACCTTGAACCATCTTCGTTCATCGACAATGCTCTTTGTAGTTGGATATACCTCAAATATTTCTGAAGAATATTCTCCAAATTAGAAGAAAGCTCAACCCTATCTTTCTTATGCTTCCTTATTAACGCATTTGATCAATCGGAGTTGAAACTCACAATACACGGCGGTGACTCTTGTTTGTATGAGCAATTGCAAGGCTTTCCATGTTGCGATACAAGAGTCTCTCTCACACTGGAATTTGTTCTTCTTTCTAATATTATAGTGAAGCAGCAGTCTTTTCAGTTCAGCAAGGGGAACGTGACAAGGTAATTATTCATTATTGTATTGTAAATTTGATGAAAATCAATGTGTGTGTTAAATTGTAGATGTTAAGAATGGAGAAGATTCTAAACTCTTTGGTGAAAGGTCCTCCCTGTACCGAATTTTTTGTGAAAATATAAGTTGGGTAAAATTGGAAAGTGTTTATAAAGGTTGTGATATTGCTTTTATTTCTTTTGTTAAGTTTATGATTTTGTAAAACAAGAATCTTCTAATCTAACTTGTCTTGCTAGTCTTAGAAAGGTAAAACCCAGGAGCACCACAAAGAGTAACTAGCTAGGTCCCCCCCAACCAAAGATCTACAAAGAACATCACTAATTTCCACTGACCAACAAGAACACATCCAAAATAGGCCGAAGATAGGGTTCATAGTTTCCAGTTTATCACAACTTACACCCAATCATCACAACATGCGCCCATTTATTACAACGTGCACCCGTTATCTGTATCATTCACCCTTTGGTCAAATCACTCGCCTTATGGGCTTAGATAAAATTAATTGTTGTCCACTAACAAAACATGGGTATTGATGTGTCATAGAGAACTGACAGTATGAAAGCTCTGTCAAATAGGTAAAGCCATGTTCTCCTGAAGAATAGGGGAAATAACAACTCCACGCTCCTAAGAGGAGCAGAATAACCGTCCCATGGGTCCAAGGGTCCAAGCCCAATCAatctctataaatacctcaaccAATGGGTTGAGAGAGGATATTCAATTCATTCATAAACCACATAGATACATAAGTTATTACCATCCCTTCATGATCTTACTTTACACCAACAACCTAAAACTCTCGAACAATTATTACTTTTAGCAAATAGAATTGGTGCCCATTAAGAGGCCCCCAATAACACTAACACGGGCCACCATTGCATTATAAGGTCAAGTTgctatcatcatcttcatctcctccACCAAATATGAACCTGCCATATCTTTCAATTGTAAGCTTAGAGTGCTCCTAGGAGGGGGAATTTGGTGTTACGAAATTATTCGATTATTTTTGCATATgaatatctcttttatttttttggtttaagAATGGATGAAATGCAAAAAATTAATATGCGGAAAAGTAAATAACACATAGATATATTTTGGTTCAACTTTCAAAACAAGAGTACTCCAATCCCCTCATAACCCGCGAAAGATTTTCACTATTGTTAGATATTTGTATAAGCCTACCACTAAAAACTTCtcttacaatcttctaacaacaaCAAAGAAGCACATCACTTCCTTGATTTCCAAGAATTCCAACAACAGTGATAGACTTTGAATCACTGCGATTCAAATGACCTTCAAACAAATATAAAGACAACCCTCCCTATTTGAAAACACTTGTAGAAATAATAACCACTTACAAACAAAAATACCATATAGTTGGTGAATAATATACAAGAAACTGATAAAATTTAGTACAGACAGACTTTGCAGCAAACTTGATAAAATTAAGAGTTTTGCTACTTTTTTGATATATTGACAATCCAGTATTCTCCTTCAGTGAACAAATCAAGATGGTATAAACATTTAAGTGCTTAAGTGTTTTCTCTAAACTTTTTCACATCTGAATGGAAATTATGcaggaaaaagttttctgttaataTTTACAGACACTTGAAAATTATTCATGAAGTaggtgattttgaatttgaaaagtccTTCTATTTATAATGAACCATGTACTTCTTAAAATATCAAAGAACGTCATTGGAGCATTGAAAATGGAAGAAGTGAAAACCTGAGAAGAATGCTTTAGAAGCCTTTAATCTAAGATGAGCTACAATATAGACCTCGAGTAAGCAAAAATAGGACTTAGAATTGACATTGCAATGTAAACTCCAACCATCATGCCTTTAGTGATGCTTGGAATTTGACTTGATATAGCCATCCAATAAGATGAGGTAAAAGAACATGAATTTAGAttgattataaattataaaatctcATAAAGAAAGTCCAATGAAGaagtaaaatgatcaaataaatctatttatatatttcactgaaCTTTTGAACTATAGAATAGAATATCATAGAAAGTAAGTTCACAAAATCATGTTTTGTTTTTAGAATAACATAGAACCAAAATAGGATTAGTTTCAAATTTTCCACACCCAGGACTTCCATTACAAATTCACACCCAGGAATTCCATCACAATTCCATTTAAATGATTTTTGACTGAGGTACTTTACGAATAACACGATTCAACAACATCACAACAATGTTTGGGCTTTTCACACCCTATCTCACTCATGTTATCA
Encoded proteins:
- the LOC131661436 gene encoding uncharacterized protein LOC131661436 — its product is MAPLLHFNSKKLLLISLLFFFLFLSIFSFTTSSQPQLNRKHSSNINTRRTLLELETEQEQKQESESQHPIKKKPSPKNQTKLIKPNNLSKNQTKTIKSNTTNTPSKNQTKLTDTTTNLKKLNSTIFKTKKLNSTSKSTATKSLDLIKASTSITKNKTTKSTVTKTDQQESKKPNKPNTNKKQTPPSWLFDDEDTDFVSDFKDLPMRFQQTLIPDLEKISTTSKAYITKTNKQITNNFKPYVGNKYAPTIATLLSCTCVLLPLLLASLLFNKIKAYFSLQKLLIFIQAYLSIYFSILCFSSLITGLEPLKFFYSTSQSTYLTLQIIQTLAYVFYLLLLLMYLVLVFSTENGLGSKLMGLAQTFAGFSVGLHYYMTVFHKVVLRQPPKTNWKIHGIYATCFVVICVLATAERRKKTYLEEGGEEGKKN